A genomic stretch from Helianthus annuus cultivar XRQ/B chromosome 1, HanXRQr2.0-SUNRISE, whole genome shotgun sequence includes:
- the LOC110895593 gene encoding uncharacterized protein LOC110895593, whose amino-acid sequence MEETSAHRQTGPRPNFGNNVQPEGIPEDVSDDNEVQSNRPNFNKCRPRAVYNLEAEHNYNLIYRPAEAAENSKFIMEIALAPLEKAKLPSNVGKFNGLKDPDDHLRIFTSAGLVGGWTLPLWCRLFVQTLTGASRIWFDNLPIGKISSWKDLREKFLTHFSQQRRSIHDTSDVMNIWRHDDESLEDFITRYNKEVLEIGDVHEQLIHAQFKYAVRCDDMIKVLSGTEGLPKSWEKVMAAAKVYAQTEKNLTTNRPPPPHNRPADLSSTGGRKFKKSWRDSGSGNHSSEDARTTINKLTAQRETKQENRERQWTPLTKTPAEVLSTEDYQFKPPVPMKNKRGQDPAQYCDYNKDSGHTTNNCISLRTEIEKNP is encoded by the exons ATGGAAGAAACATCAGCTCATCGACAAACCGGCCCTCGGCCGAATTTTGGTAACAACGTCCAACCTGAAGGAATCCCGGAAGACGTCTCCGATGATAATGAGGTTCAATCCAATCGA CCCAATTTCAATAAGTGCAGACCTCGTGCGGTTTACAACCTTGAGGCCGAGCATAATTACAATCTGATTTACCGCCCTGCGGAAGCAGCGGAAAATTCGAAATTCATCATGGAAATCGCTCTCGCGCCACTTGAGAAAGCGAAATTACCATCTAATGTGGGAAAGTTCAACGGGTTGAAAGACCCAGATGATCATTTAAGAATATTTACAAGCGCAGGGTTGGTTGGGGGCTGGACCCTACCATTATGGTGTCGCCTATTCGTACAGACCCTAACCGGCGCATCAAGAATTTGGTTCGATAACTTACCAATCGGAAAAATCTCATCATGGAAAGATCTGCGCGAAAAATTTCTGACACATTTTAGCCAGCAACGGCGTTCTATTCACGATACATCCGATGTAATGAACATTTGGCGTCATGACGACGAAAGTCTGGAGGACTTTATCACCAGATACAACAAAGAAGTACTGGAGATAGGCGATGTTCATGAGCAACTAATTCACGCTCAATTCAAATACGCGGTTAGATGTGATGACATGATTAAGGTTTTATCAGGAACAGAAGGCCTCCCAAAAAGCTGGGAGAAGGTAATGGCAGCGGCAAAGGTTTACGCTCAAACTGAAAAGAACCTTACCACGAATAGGCCGCCGCCACCACATAATAGACCCGCGGACTTAAGCTCCACTGGCGGGAGGAAGTTTAAGAAATCATGGCGTGATTCTGGCTCGGGAAATCATTCATCTGAAGATGCTCGAACAACGATCAACAAACTTACTGCGCAGAGGGAGACCAAGCAGGAGAATAGGGAGAGACAGTGGACTCCCTTAACGAAGACCCCGGCGGAAGTTTTGAGCACTGAAGACTATCAGTTCAAACCCCCAGTTCCCATGAAAAACAAGCGAGGACAAGACCCTGCCCAATACTGTGATTATAACAAGGACAGTGGTCATACCACTAACAACTGCATTTCTTTGCGCACAGAAATAGAAAAAAACCCTTAA